The Amycolatopsis umgeniensis DNA segment GCTGAAGTACCTCGACGGCATGGACTCGCTGCTCTCGATCGTGCAGATGCCCGCCGGTGTCCCGGTCGCGACGGTTTCCGTCGGCGGCGCGCGGAACGCGGGCCTGCTCGCGGTCCGCGTCCTCGCCGCGTCCGACGTAGGACTTCAGGCGAAGATGGCGCAATTCCAGGCGGACCTCGAGCAACTGGTGCTCGACAAGGACGCCGCACTGCGCAAACGCGTCGAAGGCTGACGCTCAGTCGGCGAGTTGCTTCCGCAGCTCCCGTTTGAGCACCTTCCCGGCGGCCGAAACCGGGATCTGGTCGACGAAGTGGATCGCCCGCAGCCGTTTGTACGGCACGACGCGAGTGCCGACGGCCTCCATGAGCTGCTCGGCGGTGACGTTCTCGTCGCTGCGGACCACGAACGCGACCGGCAGCTCGCCGACCTCGGCGTCCGGTTTCCCGACGACGGCCGCCGCGGAGACCCCGGGCAGGGTGATCAGGAGCTCCTCGAGCTCGCGCGGGAAGACGTTGTATCCCTTGTAGAGCAGCATGTCCTTCTTGCGATCCACAATGGACAGATAGCCGTCTTCGTCGAGGACGCCGATGTCGCCGGTGTGCAGCCAGCCGTCGACGAGCGCGGCCGAGGTCTCCTCGGGGCGGTTGCGATAGCCGGTCATCACCTGCGGGCCGCGCAGGCACACCTCGCCGCGTTCCCCGGCGGGCAAGGGATCCTCGCCGCCTTCGGCCGGGACGATCTTGACCTCGGTGTCGGGGATCGGCAGGCCGACCGAGCCGACCTTCCGGACGGCGGAGCGAAAGGACGGCGCGATGACGGCGCCCATGGTGACCTCGGTGAGGCCGTAGCCCTCGATGACGAGCACGCCGGGGAAGCGGTTCTGCAGGGCGCGGATCATCTCGTGGTTCATCGGCGCCGCGCCGGAGCCGATGGTCAGTACCGAAGACAGGTCGGCCGTGTGAAACTCGGGGCAGGCGAGCAGCGCGGCGAACAACGCGGGCGCGCCGCCGATGGTGGTGACCCGCAGCATCTCGGCGTCGGCCACGTACGCGGCCGGGTCGAAGCGGTCGTGCAGGACGACGGTGCCGCCGTCGAGCAACGGGACGTTGAGCGCGGCGATCGTGCCCATGGCGTGGAACCACGGCGTCAGGTTGAGGGCGATCCCGGTGCCG contains these protein-coding regions:
- a CDS encoding class I adenylate-forming enzyme family protein; this encodes MQLTPFPRSLEYPEVPVGSVLAGAAARWGSRTAFAHGDQSLTFAETYSAACRFANALRAEGIGRGDVVALHLPNCLAYPVAYYGTLLAGATFSPANPLLPPEDLAFQLADAGAVAAVTVGPVARVLASIRDRTSVRLSIVVHPPEALGQGEVEFTEFHSGHSDERPDVEIDIYRDLAHLAYTGGTTGRSKGVCLPHRNVVVNSLQSSCWRLGAVPAVDDAGEVIVEQFGGPDEWPSRIGTGIALNLTPWFHAMGTIAALNVPLLDGGTVVLHDRFDPAAYVADAEMLRVTTIGGAPALFAALLACPEFHTADLSSVLTIGSGAAPMNHEMIRALQNRFPGVLVIEGYGLTEVTMGAVIAPSFRSAVRKVGSVGLPIPDTEVKIVPAEGGEDPLPAGERGEVCLRGPQVMTGYRNRPEETSAALVDGWLHTGDIGVLDEDGYLSIVDRKKDMLLYKGYNVFPRELEELLITLPGVSAAAVVGKPDAEVGELPVAFVVRSDENVTAEQLMEAVGTRVVPYKRLRAIHFVDQIPVSAAGKVLKRELRKQLAD